A single window of Alosa alosa isolate M-15738 ecotype Scorff River chromosome 11, AALO_Geno_1.1, whole genome shotgun sequence DNA harbors:
- the acsbg1 gene encoding long-chain-fatty-acid--CoA ligase ACSBG1, translating into MHTHTHTYVAAGIMASCCETSQLADLDLQEKTHENGEIPRNSLDSSPQGPMTDPKKEGEDQDASQAQRRSVEEVLASAVLAPAQSLWTTEASNSVLLRIDEDCPEEPVTVHQMFMASVQRYGGVFALATKKNEKWEKITFSDYYHCCRKAAKSFLKLGLERFHSVAILGFNSAEWFMSAIGGIFAGGIMTGIYATNSPEACHYVASDSKANIIVVENQKQLDKILQIKEQLPHLKAIVQYSEPLQNKLPNLYSWEEFMELGLEVPDKELDDIISSQRPNQCCVLIYTSGTTGMPKGVMLSHDNITWTAIHASRAGDMQPADTKQESLVSYLPLSHIAAQIYDLWTGIQWGELVYFAQPDALKGSLIGTLKEVRPSSHMGVPRVWEKMMEKIKEGISQCGYMKKKLVAWAMSVSLEANQRCANKDGEKPFLFALADGLVLEKLRAELGFSCCQKFFSGAAPIGSETVQFFLGLNIRLYEAYGMSESTGPHFMSGPKAYKLPSCGKVVPGCKCKLADIDSEGTGEVCFWGRNVFMGFLNMEDKTREALDEEGWLRSGDLGKVDEEGFLYITGRIKELIITAGGENIPPVPIEDAVKKELPIISNAMLIGDKRKFLSMLLTLKCLSNPESMEPMDDLSLEAVEFCQHLGSQATKVSDITSSRDNAVYQSIQEAINKVNSRATSNAQRIQKWTILPRDFSISGGELGPTMKLRRPVVLKMYHSEIENFYKE; encoded by the exons atgcacacacacacacatacatacgttgCAGCGGGCATCATGGCCAGTTGCTGTGAAACATCCCAGCTGGCAGATCTGGATCTGCAAGAAAAAACCCATGAGAATGGGGAAATTCCAAGAAATAG CCTGGATTCCTCGCCACAGGGTCCAATGACAGACCccaagaaggagggagaggatcaGGATGCATCCC AAGCCCAGAGGAGGAGTGTGGAGGAGGTGTTGGCCAGTGCCGTTCTGGCTCCGGCTCAGTCTCTGTGGACCACAGAGGCCAGTAACTCTGTGCTGCTCAGGATAGATGAGGACTGTCCAGAGGAGCCCGTCACTGTCCACCAGATGTTCATGGCCTCCGTGCAGAGGTACGGGGGTGTATTTGCCCTCGCCACCAAGAAGAACGAGAAATGGGagaaaattactttttctgACTACTATCACTGCTGCCGAAAGGCCGCTAAGAGTTTCCTTAAG CTTGGTCTCGAGCGGTTCCATAGTGTAGCCATTCTGGGGTTTAACTCTGCAGAGTGGTTCATGTCAGCTATCGGCGGAATCTTTGCTGG GGGTATTATGACAGGGATCTATGCCACCAATTCTCCAGAGGCATGTCATTATGTGGCCAGTGACTCTAAAGCTAACATAATTGTAGTGGAAAACCAAAAGCAACTGGACAAAATCTTACAG ATAAAGGAACAGCTGCCCCATTTGAAAGCCATAGTGCAGTACTCTGAACCTCTCCAAAACAAACTACCCAATCTCTACTCG TGGGAAGAATTTATGGAGCTGGGGTTGGAGGTGCCTGATAAGGAACTTGATGACATCATCAGTAGCCAGAGACCCAATCAGTGTTGTGTTCTTATTTACACTTCCGGGACTACAGGCATGCCCAAAGGAGTTATGCTCAGTCATGATAAT ATCACCTGGACAGCCATCCACGCTAGCCGGGCAGGAGACATGCAGCCggcagacaccaaacaggagtCCCTGGTGAGCTACCTGCCCCTCAGCCACATCGCTGCCCAGATCTATGACCTGTGGACGGGCATCCAGTGGGGAGAACTGGTCTACTTTGCGCAGCCTGATGCTCTCAAG GGGAGTTTAATAGGCACACTAAAGGAAGTGCGCCCTTCCTCCCACATGGGAGTCCCGCGTGTTTGGGAAAAAATGATGGAGAAGATAAAAGAGGGAATCTCTCAGTGTGGCTACATGAAAAAGAAACTGGTGGCGTGGGCCATGTCAGTGAGTTTGGAGGCTAACCAAAGGTGTGCCAACAA GGATGGGGAGAAGCCTTTTCTCTTTGCCCTTGCTGACGGGTTGGTTCTGGAGAAACTGCGAGCAGAGTTGGGCTTCTCCTGCTGCCAGAAGTTCTTTTCTGGAGCCGCGCCCATAGGGAGTGAAACGGTCCAGTTCTTCTTGGGCCTGAACATTCGCCTGTATGAGGCCTACGGCATGAGTGAGAGCACGGGGCCTCACTTTATGTCGGGTCCTAAGGCTTACAAACTACCTAG CTGTGGTAAAGTTGTTCCAGGCTGCAAGTGTAAACTGGCTGACATTGACTCAGAAGGAACTGGGGAGGTGTGTTTCTGGGGCCGAAACGTCTTCATGGGTTTCCTCAACATGGAGGACAAGACGAGGGAGGCTCTGGACGAGGAAGGCTGGCTACGCTCAGGAGACCTGGGCAAGGTGGATGAGGAGGGTTTCCTCTACATCACTGGAAGGATAAAAG AGCTTATCATCACAGCGGGGGGAGAAAACATCCCCCCTGTGCCCATCGAGGACGCAGTGAAGAAAGAGCTACCCATTATCAGCAATGCCATGCTAATCGGGGACAAGAGGAAGTTCCTGTCCATGCTGCTCACTTTGAAG TGCTTGAGTAACCCAGAGTCCATGGAGCCGATGGATGACCTGAGCTTGGAGGCGGTGGAGTTCTGCCAGCACCTGGGCAGTCAGGCTACCAAGGTGTCCGATATCACCAGCAGCAGAGACAATGCCGTGTACCAGTCCATCCAGGAGGCCATCAACAAGGTCAACTCCAGAGCCACCTCCAATGCCCAGCGCATACAGAAATGGACCATACTTCCCAGAGACTTCTCAATCTCCGGAGGCGAGCTAG GTCCAACTATGAAACTGCGtcgtcctgttgtcctgaagaTGTACCACAGCGAGATCGAGAACTTCTACAAAGAGTAG
- the dnaja gene encoding dnaJ homolog subfamily A member 4: MVRETGFYDLLGVSPKASPDEIKKAYRKLALKYHPDKNPNEGEKFKLISQAYEVLSDPKKRDLYDQGGEQAIKEGGMAGEGFSSPMDIFNMFFGGGGRTQRERRGKNVVHQLSVTLEEIYNGTTRKLGLQKNVICEKCDGYGGKKGTLQKCSNCKGRGVQIQVQQIGPGMIQQIQSMCSDCQGQGDSFSAKDRCKNCNGHKVERKKKILEVHIDKGMKDGQKITFHGEGDQEPGLEPGDVIIVLDQKEHSIFQRQDDNLITKMNIKLVEALCGFKKSIYTLDNRTLIINSPPGQVVKHGDIKCVQGEGMPVHKQPFEKGLLIIQFQVEFPEKNWLPEHRLPQLESLLPERDDVMISEDMEEVDLCDMDSESQRRSQSREAYEEDEEGPRSHGVQCQTQ; encoded by the exons ATGGTTCGAGAGACCGGTTTCTACGACCTTCTTGGCGTTAGCCCCAAAGCATCGCCAGATGAAATCAAGAAAGCCTACCGAAAACTAGCCTTGAAATATCATCCAGACAAGAACCCCAATGAAGGAGAAAAG TTTAAGCTCATATCCCAAGCCTATGAGGTTCTGTCCGATCCAAAGAAGAGGGACTTGTACGACCAAGGAGGGGAGCAAGCCATTAAAGAAGGGGGCATGGCAGGAGAGGGGTTCTCCTCACCCATGGACATTTTCAACATGTtctttggtggtggtggaagaactcagagagaaaggagag GGAAGAATGTAGTTCATCAACTCAGTGTCACACTGGAAGAAATATACAATGGCACAACCAGAAAACTTGGCCTTCAGAAGAATGTTATCTGTGAGAAATGTGATG GTTATGGTGGCAAAAAGGGCACCCTACAGAAGTGCTCAAACTGCAAAGGCAGAGGCGTCCAGATCCAGGTGCAGCAGATCGGGCCGGGCATGATCCAACAGATCCAGAGTATGTGCAGTGACTGCCAGGGCCAGGGAGACAGCTTCAGTGCCAAAGACCGCTGCAAGAACTGCAACGGGCACAAGGTGGAGCGCAAGAAGAAGATTCTGGAAGTGCACATTGACAAAG GTATGAAAGATGGTCAGAAAATCACATTCCATGGAGAGGGAGACCAGGAACCTGGCTTAGAACCCGGTGATGTCATCATTGTTCTGGACCAGAAAGAACACTCTATCTTCCAACGGCAGGATGACAACCTCATCACAAAGATGAATATCAAACTCGTGGAGGCGCTCTGCGGCTTTAAGAAGAGCATCTACACCTTAGACAACAGAACACTGATCATCAACTCTCCACCAG GTCAAGTGGTGAAGCATGGCGACATCAAGTGTGTCCAAGGAGAAGGCATGCCAGTGCACAAGCAACCATTTGAGAAAGGACTGCTCATCATTCAGTTCCAG GTGGAATTCCCAGAAAAGAACTGGCTTCCTGAACACCGCCTCCCTCAGCTGGAGAGCCTCCTTCCGGAGCGCGACGATGTTATGATCTCGGAGGACATGGAGGAGGTGGACCTCTGTGACATGGACTCCGAATCCCAGAGGAGGAGCCAAAGCAGGGAGGCCtacgaggaggacgaggaggggcCCAGGAGTCATGGCGTCCAATGTCAAACACAGTGA
- the rps27l gene encoding 40S ribosomal protein S27-like, producing the protein MPLAKDLLHPSLDFERKQHKKKRLVQCPNSYFMDVKCPGCYKITTVFSHAQTVVLCVGCSTVLCQPTGGKARLTEGCSFRRKQH; encoded by the exons ATGCCT TTGGCAAAAGACCTGCTCCATCCTTCTCTGGACTTTGAGAGAAAGCAGCACAAGAAAAAGAGACTTGTACAGTGTCCCAACTCTTACTTCATGGATGTGAAATGTCCAG GATGCTATAAAATCACAACTGTGTTCAGCCATGCCCAGACAGTGGtactgtgtgtggggtgttccACAGTGCTCTGTCAACCCACGGGTGGAAAGGCCAGGCTGACCGAAG GTTGTTCCTTCAGGAGAAAGCAACACTGA